In Daucus carota subsp. sativus chromosome 4, DH1 v3.0, whole genome shotgun sequence, one DNA window encodes the following:
- the LOC108218028 gene encoding uncharacterized protein LOC108218028: MDQPAVGAETFILKTNVHSLAAEIELEKLLEDIPGVHRISIDPTEIGKITILGTIDPKRLIKILWNKGIKSEQVFGPRINLRDSLNLTINDQVVDRLEKLSKLQNFETVDLTKDGIKLKYKKDGKTGSCSTIMDENAAHKNGEHATNNYCDFHGNYKSHCQRNQGKQVEYCHGCRTNSVYMPPHEGISIGIPLPAPDYTPSAPPMPVENDPIGFFVFFFMFLFVLVIQAALA; this comes from the coding sequence ATGGATCAACCAGCTGTTGGTGCAGAGACTTTCATTCTAAAGACCAATGTTCACAGCCTGGCTGCTGAAATAGAATTGGAGAAATTACTGGAAGATATTCCCGGGGTGCACAGAATTTCTATAGATCCAACAGAAATAGGAAAGATTACAATTTTGGGTACCATAGATCCCAAAAGACTTATAAAGATCCTCTGGAACAAGGGGATAAAATCTGAACAGGTGTTCGGGCCTAGGATTAATCTAAGGGACTCGCTGAATTTGACTATTAATGATCAAGTAGTGGATAGATTGGAGAAACTGTCCAAACTTCAAAACTTTGAGACTGTTGACCTAACAAAAGATGGGATAAAGTTAAAGTACAAAAAAGATGGCAAAACTGGATCCTGTTCAACAATCATGGACGAGAATGCTGCACATAAGAATGGTGAACATGCGACGAATAATTACTGTGATTTTCATGGTAACTATAAATCTCATTGTCAAAGAAATCAGGGGAAGCAGGTGGAGTACTGTCATGGTTGCAGAACAAATTCCGTATACATGCCTCCGCATGAGGGTATTTCTATAGGGATTCCATTACCGGCTCCGGATTACACTCCATCAGCACCACCAATGCCAGTTGAAAATGATCCTATAGGcttttttgtgtttttcttcATGTTTCTCTTTGTTTTGGTGATTCAGGCTGCGTTGGCATGA
- the LOC108218406 gene encoding protein TAB2 homolog, chloroplastic, with translation MASLSFNAINIKRPTVQSHKPISLFSSSLVKSIKIPFLSSKPINNPRKPRPILVSESPVSVPLETDDDELLDDPTAELRYLDPEADPDSITEWELDFCSRPILDIRGKKIWELVVCDNSLSLQYTKFFPNNVINSVTLKDAIESVCDELDVPLPEKIRFFRSQMQTIISKACKELAIKPIASKRCLSLLLWLEDRYETVYMRHPGFQKGAKPLLALDNPFPMNLPDNLYGDRWAFVQLPFSDVKKEVLSLQTTFAFGASLDLDLLGIEIDDEALVPGLAVSSSRAQPLAAWMNGLEVCSIEADVARASLILSVGIATRYIYASYKKTPESTNEAEAWEAAKKACGGLHFLAIQDDLDSDDCVGFWLLLDLPPPSV, from the exons ATGGCAAGTTTAAGCTTCAATGCCATAAACATCAAGCGCCCAACTGTCCAATCTCACAAacccatctctctcttctcttcttctcttgtaaaatccataaaaatcccatttttatcatcaaaaccCATCAATAATCCAAGAAAACCCCGACCCATTTTAGTATCTGAAAGTCCAGTTTCAGTGCCACTGGAGACTGATGATGATGAATTACTGGATGACCCAACTGCAGAATTGAGGTATCTTGACCCGGAAGCCGACCCGGATAGCATTACAGAGTGGGAGTTGGATTTTTGTTCAAGGCCCATTCTTGATATTAGAGGAAAGAAGATATGGGAGCTTGTGGTTTGTGATAATTCATTGTCTCTTCAGTATACAAAGTTCTTCCctaataatgttattaatagtGTTACTCTCAAAGATGCTATTGAATCTGTTTGTGATGAATTGGATGTGCCCTTGCCCGAAAAAATTCGATTTTTCAG GTCCCAGATGCAAACAATTATCTCAAAAGCATGTAAAGAGCTTGCTATAAAGCCTATTGCAAGTAAACGG TGCTTATCGCTACTTCTTTGGCTTGAGGATCGATATGAAACTGTATATATGCGACATCCTGGTTTTCAGAAAGGAGCCAAACCACTCCTGGCACTAGACAACCCATTTCCGATGAATCTTCCTGATAACTTATATGGAGATAGATGGGCATTCGTTCAGTTACCTTTTTCAG ATGTTAAAAAGGAGGTCTTATCCTTACAGACGACATTTGCCTTTGGAGCAAGTCTGGATTTGGATCTGCTTGGGATTGAAATCGATGACGAGGCTCTAGTTCCTGGATTAGCTGTCTCATCTTCACGTGCTCAACCATTAGCAG CTTGGATGAATGGATTAGAAGTGTGTTCAATCGAAGCTGATGTAGCACGAGCTAGCTTGATTTTATCAGTTGGCATTGCCACTCGCTACATCTATGCTTCATATAAGAAAACACCAGAAAGTACAAACGAAGCTGAAGCTTGGGAAGCAGCAAAAAAGGCATGCGGAGGCTTGCATTTCCTTGCAATTCAAGATGACTTGGATTCAGATGATTGTGTGGGGTTTTGGCTCCTGTTAGACTTGCCGCCACCATCTGTATAG
- the LOC108218405 gene encoding ABC transporter G family member 11 has product MSSSRNDVIMEIEGHMAQGDRMVVGGLSPLSETLWKERANTEFIGDVSARLSWKDLTVMVTLSNGETQNVLEGLTGFAEPGTFTALMGPSGSGKSTLLDSLASRLAANAFLSGNIYLNGRKQKLSYGTAAYVTQDDNLIGTLTVRETISYSARLRLPDKMAWEEKRSLVESTIVEMGLQDCAETVIGNWHLRGISGGEKRRVSIALEILMRPRLLFLDEPTSGLDSASAFFVTQTLRALSRDGRTVIASIHQPSSEVFELFDRLYLLSGGKTVYFGQASEAYEFFAQAGFPCPSLRNPSDHFLRCINSDFDKVKATLKGSMKLRFEANDDPLDKTTTAEATRTLTEFYRSSHYFYSAREKVEAMSKLKGTVLDSGGSQASFLMQAFTLTKRSFVNMSRDFGYYWLRLVIYIVVTVCIGTIYLNVGTSYNSILARGACASFVFGFVTFMSIGGFPSFVEDMKVFQRERLNGHYGVVAFVISNTLSAMPFLLMITFISGTICYFMVHLHSGFTHYLFFVLCLYASVTVVESLMMAIASIVPNFLMGIIIGAGIQGIFMLVSGYFRLPHDIPKPVWRYPMSYISFHFWALQGQYQNDLKGLVFDNQTPDQPKIPGEYVLEYVFQIDVNRSKWVDLSVIFSMIVIYRIIFFLMIKINEDLTPWLRGYMARRRIMQKNGGQNTTVAPYGLTQSPSLRNYVDNIATGGGRRRQPPRRV; this is encoded by the exons ATGTCAAGTTCAAGAAATGATGTAATAATGGAAATAGAAGGACATATGGCGCAGGGGGATAGAATGGTGGTGGGGGGATTGAGTCCCCTGAGTGAAACTCTGTGGAAAGAAAGAGCAAACACAGAGTTTATAGGAGATGTCTCTGCAAGATTGTCTTGGAAAGATCTCACTGTTATGGTCACTCTTAGTAATGGGGAGACTCAGAATGTTTTAGAAGGTTTAACTGGTTTTGCAGAGCCTGGAACTTTTACAGCTCTCATGGGACCTTCTGGTTCAGGGAAATCCACTCTTCTTGATTCCCTGGCTAGTCGCCTCGCCGCGAATGCTTTCCTCTCTGGGAATATTTATCTTAATGGTAGAAAACAGAAGCTCTCCTATGGGACTGCT GCATATGTGACTCAAGATGACAATTTGATTGGTACTCTCACGGTTCGTGAAACAATTTCGTATTCAGCTAGACTTCGGCTGCCTGATAAAATGGCCTGGGAAGAAAAACGGTCACTGGTTGAGAGTACGATTGTTGAGATGGGACTTCAAGATTGTGCTGAGACAGTTATTGGAAACTGGCACTTACGTGGGATTAGCGGAGGTGAGAAGAGGAGAGTAAGCATTGCTCTTGAGATCCTCATGAGGCCTAGATTGCTCTTTCTTGATGAGCCAACAAGTGGACTTGATAG TGCATCAGCATTCTTTGTGACTCAGACGTTACGCGCTCTTTCTAGAGATGGAAGAACTGTCATAGCCTCTATACATCAACCGAGCAGTGAAGTGTTTGAACTCTTTGATCGACTGTACTTACTTTCTGGGGGAAAGACTGTATATTTTGGTCAGGCTTCGGAAGCATATGAG TTCTTTGCACAAGCTGGTTTCCCCTGCCCTTCTCTGAGAAACCCGTCTGATCATTTCCTGCGGTGCATCAATTCTGATTTTGACAAAGTTAAGGCTACCCTAAAAGGATCTATGAAACTGAGG TTTGAAGCAAATGATGACCCTTTGGACAAGACTACAACAGCTGAGGCAACTAGAACTCTTACAGAATTCTATCGTTCATCTCACTACTTTTATTCAGCAAGAGAAAAAGTTGAGGCGATGTCTAAACTA AAAGGGACAGTGCTAGATTCAGGAGGTAGTCAGGCTAGTTTCTTGATGCAGGCTTTTACGCTAACCAAGCGCTCTTTTGTCAACATGTCGAGGGACTTTGGTTATTACTGGCTCAGGCTTGTAATCTATATTGTAGTCACAGTCTGCATAGGGACAATCTATTTGAATGTTGGGACTAGTTACAATTCCATTCTG GCAAGAGGAGCTTGTGCATCCtttgtgtttggatttgtcacATTCATGTCCATTGGCGGATTTCCGTCTTTTGTTGAAGATATGAAA GTGTTTCAAAGGGAGAGATTGAATGGGCACTATGGGGTGGTTGCATTTGTCATCAGCAACACACTATCTGCAATGCCATTTCTTCTGATGATCACATTCATCTCTGGAACAATCTGCTATTTTATGGTCCATCTCCATTCCGGGTTCACTCATTACCTCTTCTTCGTGTTGTGTCTCTATGCAAGTGTCACAGTTGTAGAAAGCCTCATGATGGCTATAGCGAGCATTGTTCCCAACTTCCTCATGGGAATAATCATCGGTGCTGGTATTCAG GGAATCTTCATGTTAGTATCAGGATACTTCAGACTTCCGCATGACATTCCGAAGCCAGTTTGGAGATATCCAATGTCTTACATTAGTTTTCACTTCTGGGCTCTTCAG GGACAATACCAGAATGATCTAAAGGGACTTGTATTCGACAACCAGACGCCTGATCAACCAAAAATCCCCGGGGAATATGTATTGGAATATGTGTTTCAGATTGATGTGAATCGATCAAAATGGGTAGATCTAAGTGTCATCTTCAGCATGATTGTCATATACCGCATAATATTTTTCCTGATGATCAAGATCAACGAAGACTTGACGCCATGGCTCAGAGGTTATATGGCGAGACGGAGAATAATGCAGAAGAATGGAGGGCAGAATACAACGGTGGCTCCATATGGCCTCACTCAGTCTCCTTCACTGAGGAATTATGTGGACAATATAGCTACAGGAGGCGGCAGGCGTAGGCAACCACCGAGACGTGTTTAA
- the LOC108218407 gene encoding protein VACUOLELESS GAMETOPHYTES: protein MGKLEHDLQILHFSHPHPLDLNSNHQTLVPNNTISSYICAGCKVPPNSSDDYIYSCNPCNFHLHKSCTKFPQQITHTSHASHPLALLSLSVYPGGLFNCDACNRRGNGFSYHCHVCDFDLHVACASMPLSVEHYAHVHPLLLTFKNPYEAKGFSCDICSKIGSKQWLYRCGICDFDAHMHCATGAIQPPQPQVQFNRVQATVVAGRPSGGMYGKMQGQQSLPVMSTRPSNGIQKQQSYPGGGGLMSAALQGFVEGAAQQVGQNLMQSVMGGGGGGDGGDTTITSVYVNVGPTLTEIDDSGEADCEDF, encoded by the coding sequence ATGGGAAAGCTAGAGCATGATCTACAGATCCTCCACTTTAGCCACCCTCATCCTCTAGACCTAAACTCTAATCACCAGACCCTAGTACCAAACAACACGATTTCATCTTACATCTGTGCTGGCTGCAAAGTACCACCAAACAGTTCTGATGATTATATATACTCATGCAATCCATGCAACTTTCATCTCCATAAATCCTGCACTAAATTCCCACAACAGATTACACACACTTCTCATGCTTCTCATCCACTTGCTCTACTCTCTTTATCTGTTTATCCCGGTGGATTATTCAACTGTGACGCTTGTAATCGTCGCGGTAATGGATTCAGCTACCATTGtcatgtatgtgattttgatctCCATGTTGCTTGTGCCTCCATGCCTTTGTCCGTTGAGCATTATGCTCACGTGCATCCTTTGTTGCTGACTTTTAAAAACCCTTACGAGGCCAAGGGCTTTTCTTGTGACATCTGCTCGAAAATCGGGTCTAAGCAGTGGCTGTACAGGTGCGGCATATGTGATTTTGATGCACATATGCATTGCGCCACTGGTGCAATCCAACCTCCGCAGCCACAGGTACAATTCAATCGGGTTCAGGCTACGGTGGTGGCTGGAAGGCCTAGTGGGGGAATGTACGGTAAGATGCAAGGGCAGCAGAGTTTACCGGTGATGAGCACCAGGCCGAGTAATGGTATTCAGAAGCAACAGAGTTATCCAGGTGGTGGTGGATTAATGAGTGCAGCTTTGCAAGGCTTTGTTGAGGGGGCTGCACAACAAGTTGGGCAGAACTTAATGCAGAGTGTGATGGGCGGAGGAGGCGGTGGAGACGGCGGTGATACGACTATTACATCTGTGTATGTTAATGTTGGACCGACGTTGACGGAAATCGATGATTCTGGTGAAGCTGATTGTGAAGATTTTTGA